One window of the Acidobacteriota bacterium genome contains the following:
- the flgM gene encoding flagellar biosynthesis anti-sigma factor FlgM, whose translation MRIDGTNPLDALVEAQKQNENADSGEGRRVDQSNQGGDRLELSTDSRNIRPLVEKASEAPDVRSERVAEISRQLDNGTYNIRAERVADALITGSILSEQA comes from the coding sequence ATGAGAATCGACGGCACAAACCCTTTAGACGCACTGGTCGAAGCCCAGAAGCAGAACGAAAATGCTGATTCGGGAGAAGGCCGGCGCGTCGATCAGAGCAACCAGGGCGGAGACCGGCTGGAACTTTCCACCGACAGCCGCAACATTCGTCCCCTGGTCGAGAAAGCCAGCGAAGCGCCGGATGTGCGGTCCGAACGGGTGGCGGAAATCAGCCGCCAACTCGACAACGGCACCTACAACATCCGCGCCGAGCGCGTTGCTGACGCTCTGATCACAGGCAGCATCCTAAGCGAACAAGCCTAA
- a CDS encoding rod-binding protein — MDIKSIDALTANIQLKEAQQRPQASLEEMARQFEAVFVAQLLKVMRESIGSSGLFEDAPGKDVHMSMMDQHLAQELVKQGGFGLAEQMRQYLERAEENQAAGGAADS, encoded by the coding sequence ATGGACATCAAATCGATCGACGCTCTTACCGCCAATATCCAGCTCAAAGAGGCCCAGCAGCGTCCTCAGGCCTCGCTTGAAGAGATGGCCCGGCAGTTCGAGGCGGTCTTCGTGGCCCAGTTGCTCAAGGTCATGCGCGAGAGCATCGGATCCAGCGGCCTTTTCGAGGACGCTCCCGGCAAGGACGTGCACATGTCGATGATGGACCAGCACCTGGCCCAGGAGTTGGTCAAACAAGGAGGATTCGGCCTGGCGGAGCAGATGCGGCAATACCTGGAGCGGGCGGAGGAAAACCAGGCAGCAGGAGGAGCGGCGGATTCTTGA
- a CDS encoding flagellar basal body P-ring protein FlgI, with protein sequence MLCIGQTRQRLGLVLLIALGLPAWTQAADSRIKDVAAFQGVRGNQLMGQGLVVGLDGTGDSRQTFFTTQMLANMLDREGIQVDPRRLQISNAAAVTVTATLPPFARVGSTIDVTVSSLGDAESLQGGVLLSTTLKAANGQVYAVAQGPVSIGGFAVSTATTSIQKNQPTVGRVPNGAYVEREVGFSLQGRDYLDLVLFEDDFVTAKRVATAVDSMVGQNVAQPIDSRTVRVIVPQRYRPSVVDFISQVETQPVEVDVRAKVVINEKTGTVIFGKEVLISEVTIVHGSLTVEVGTQFAISQPGPLSEGETVVVPNQSVEVTEQRAQPVRIPEGATIAQVIQALNAVGASPRDILAIIQAIKANGGLQADLEII encoded by the coding sequence ATGTTGTGTATAGGCCAAACTCGCCAGCGCCTCGGCCTGGTCCTGCTGATCGCGCTCGGTCTCCCGGCCTGGACTCAGGCCGCCGATTCGCGCATCAAAGACGTGGCGGCTTTTCAAGGCGTACGCGGCAACCAGCTCATGGGGCAGGGCCTGGTGGTGGGACTCGACGGTACCGGCGACAGCCGCCAGACTTTCTTCACCACTCAAATGCTCGCCAACATGCTGGACCGCGAAGGCATCCAGGTCGATCCGCGCCGCTTGCAGATATCCAACGCGGCCGCCGTCACCGTGACGGCCACTCTGCCGCCCTTCGCCCGCGTCGGATCGACCATCGACGTGACCGTGTCTTCGTTGGGAGACGCCGAGAGCCTGCAGGGAGGCGTTCTCTTGAGCACGACTCTGAAGGCCGCCAACGGACAGGTCTATGCCGTGGCTCAAGGTCCGGTCTCGATCGGAGGCTTCGCCGTCAGCACCGCCACCACCTCCATCCAGAAAAACCAGCCCACGGTAGGACGCGTTCCCAACGGCGCCTATGTCGAGCGTGAAGTCGGCTTCTCGCTGCAGGGACGCGACTACCTCGACCTGGTGCTCTTCGAGGACGACTTCGTCACCGCCAAGCGCGTAGCCACGGCCGTCGACAGCATGGTGGGACAGAATGTGGCCCAACCCATCGACTCGCGCACGGTGCGCGTGATCGTGCCTCAGAGATACCGTCCATCGGTGGTGGACTTCATCAGCCAGGTCGAAACCCAGCCCGTCGAAGTCGATGTGCGCGCCAAAGTCGTGATCAACGAGAAGACCGGTACCGTGATCTTCGGCAAGGAGGTGCTGATTTCGGAAGTCACCATCGTCCATGGCTCGCTGACCGTCGAAGTGGGAACCCAGTTCGCCATCTCGCAGCCCGGGCCGCTGTCCGAGGGCGAGACCGTCGTGGTGCCCAACCAATCTGTGGAGGTCACCGAGCAGCGAGCTCAACCGGTGCGCATTCCCGAAGGCGCCACCATCGCCCAGGTGATCCAGGCCCTCAACGCCGTCGGGGCCTCACCTCGCGACATCCTGGCCATCATCCAGGCCATCAAGGCCAACGGCGGACTGCAGGCCGATTTGGAGATCATCTAA
- a CDS encoding flagellar basal body L-ring protein FlgH encodes MKMFRTFTLIAASALLASACGESAKHPGPVRSGLSQYVEQARNLPEDNREASGSLWTDRSQRSDVFRDVKAYQVADIVTIAVRESTSAVSQATTDSSKASDIESGADSLLGLEKHISELPSLLDGSRQTNFQGTASTTRSNSLITNVTARVVEVFSNGNLLLEGHREVVINGERQIVVVRGVVRPNDVSSNNIVASTSLAEMEISVEGRGIVSGAQKPGILYKILSGFWPF; translated from the coding sequence ATGAAGATGTTCCGCACTTTCACCTTGATCGCGGCGTCAGCCTTGCTGGCCTCGGCCTGCGGCGAGTCCGCCAAGCATCCGGGACCCGTCCGCTCAGGACTCTCCCAGTATGTCGAGCAAGCCCGCAACCTGCCCGAAGACAACCGCGAGGCCTCGGGTTCGCTGTGGACCGACCGCAGCCAAAGATCCGACGTCTTCCGCGACGTCAAGGCCTACCAGGTGGCGGACATCGTCACCATCGCCGTGCGCGAATCGACCAGCGCCGTCAGCCAGGCGACGACCGACAGCAGCAAAGCCAGCGACATCGAGTCGGGCGCCGACAGTCTGCTGGGGCTGGAGAAACACATCTCCGAGTTGCCCAGCCTGCTCGACGGCAGCCGCCAAACGAACTTTCAGGGAACCGCCTCCACCACCCGCTCCAACAGCCTGATCACCAACGTTACGGCTCGCGTGGTGGAGGTCTTTTCTAACGGCAATCTCTTGCTGGAAGGCCATCGCGAAGTGGTCATCAACGGAGAACGCCAGATCGTGGTGGTGCGCGGGGTGGTGAGGCCCAACGATGTCTCCTCCAACAACATCGTGGCCTCTACGTCGCTGGCGGAAATGGAGATCTCGGTGGAAGGCCGCGGAATCGTGTCCGGAGCTCAGAAGCCGGGCATTCTCTACAAGATCTTGTCGGGCTTCTGGCCCTTCTAG